One window of the Desulfobaculum xiamenense genome contains the following:
- the xseA gene encoding exodeoxyribonuclease VII large subunit, whose translation MPHIFGVSELTFAVRDVLESQFPFVWVRGQVGNLTRPGSGHIYFTLRDENAQLSVVWFRGSQRIIERGGVDPLTGEVHENGYRPSLAEGQEVVCAGRLNVYAPRGQYQLVAELVQDQGVGRLHAEFEALKAKLAGLGYFDPSRKMSLPWHPARVAVITAPTGAAIRDFLRIAAERGWGAQIRIHPVLVQGDQAPAQIAHALAQVDADDWADVVVLIRGGGSLEDLWAFNTEPVADAIFNCRLPVLSGVGHEVDTTIADFVADLRAATPSHAAQLLWPERAALVQQVDALDIALQRAAGRALGAADERLGNLEKALAWLSPARRVEHWLERFTDAARALEQAMRVQLDRRAEVISRAETALPRAFGPEALARRRDGIDALVHRLELAAAGQVRTRAQALALAEARLDAVDPEKPLTRGYGLVTVERTGRFLRSVDEIGPGERVTIRVRDGRVGADVTDTVRDIQETE comes from the coding sequence GTGCCGCACATCTTCGGCGTATCCGAACTCACCTTCGCGGTCCGCGATGTGCTGGAAAGCCAGTTCCCCTTCGTGTGGGTGCGGGGGCAGGTGGGCAATCTCACCCGCCCCGGCAGCGGGCATATCTACTTCACCCTGCGTGACGAGAACGCCCAACTGTCCGTGGTCTGGTTTCGCGGCAGCCAGCGCATCATCGAGCGCGGCGGCGTGGACCCGCTGACCGGCGAGGTGCACGAGAACGGCTATCGGCCGAGTCTTGCCGAAGGGCAGGAGGTCGTGTGCGCCGGGCGGCTCAACGTCTACGCTCCTCGCGGCCAGTACCAGCTCGTTGCCGAACTGGTGCAGGATCAGGGCGTGGGGCGTCTGCACGCGGAGTTCGAGGCCCTCAAGGCCAAGCTGGCCGGGTTGGGCTACTTCGACCCCTCTCGCAAGATGAGCCTGCCGTGGCATCCCGCACGGGTGGCAGTGATCACTGCGCCCACCGGGGCGGCCATTCGCGATTTCCTGCGCATTGCCGCCGAACGCGGATGGGGTGCGCAGATCCGCATCCATCCCGTGCTGGTGCAGGGCGATCAGGCTCCGGCCCAGATTGCGCATGCCCTTGCGCAGGTGGACGCCGACGACTGGGCCGATGTGGTCGTGCTCATTCGTGGCGGCGGTTCCCTTGAGGACTTGTGGGCCTTCAATACCGAACCCGTGGCCGACGCCATCTTCAATTGTCGCCTTCCGGTGCTTTCCGGCGTAGGGCACGAGGTGGACACGACCATCGCGGATTTCGTTGCGGATTTGCGGGCGGCGACGCCATCGCATGCCGCCCAGTTGCTGTGGCCTGAACGGGCGGCTTTGGTGCAGCAGGTGGACGCCCTCGACATCGCCTTGCAGCGGGCCGCTGGGCGGGCGCTTGGCGCGGCCGACGAACGGCTGGGCAATCTTGAGAAGGCGCTGGCGTGGCTGTCGCCGGCACGGCGCGTGGAGCATTGGCTGGAACGGTTCACCGATGCCGCCCGTGCGCTGGAGCAGGCCATGCGCGTTCAGCTGGACCGCAGGGCCGAGGTCATTTCGCGCGCGGAGACAGCGTTGCCCCGAGCCTTCGGGCCCGAGGCGCTGGCGCGTCGGCGCGACGGCATCGACGCCTTGGTGCATCGGCTGGAGCTTGCCGCAGCGGGACAGGTACGCACGCGGGCGCAGGCCTTGGCCCTTGCCGAGGCACGCCTTGACGCAGTGGACCCAGAGAAGCCGCTGACGCGTGGATATGGTTTGGTGACCGTGGAACGCACGGGACGCTTTTTGCGCAGCGTGGATGAGATAGGCCCCGGCGAGCGCGTGACCATTCGCGTTCGCGATGGACGCGTCGGAGCCGACGTGACCGATACGGTCAGGGACATTCAGGAAACGGAATAA
- a CDS encoding LysE family translocator: MTAAGLLALAAALFVMSATPGPAIMAVLARGMAHGLRPTLVFGLGIVAGDLCYLGFAMGGLGVVARELGWLFAVIRWAGAAYLVWMGLCCLLRPPARPVAVSAAPCRSRNFLSGLALTLGNPKVIGFYCGFLPAFVDLSALTPTDGLLAACVVGVVVYAVVVAYAWLAAGGRRLFSSGRAWRNANRTAGAVMIGAGAAVAAE, encoded by the coding sequence CCGGGACCGGCCATCATGGCCGTCCTGGCGCGGGGCATGGCCCATGGTCTGCGTCCCACGCTGGTCTTTGGGCTGGGTATCGTGGCGGGCGACCTGTGCTACCTCGGGTTCGCCATGGGCGGACTCGGGGTGGTGGCGCGAGAGCTCGGCTGGCTGTTTGCCGTCATCCGCTGGGCAGGCGCGGCCTATCTCGTGTGGATGGGGCTGTGCTGCCTGCTTCGCCCGCCAGCGCGCCCCGTCGCCGTGTCCGCCGCGCCGTGTCGGAGCCGGAATTTCCTTTCCGGGCTGGCGCTGACCCTTGGCAACCCCAAGGTCATCGGCTTCTATTGCGGATTCCTGCCCGCCTTCGTGGACCTTTCGGCCCTGACGCCCACGGACGGCCTGCTCGCCGCCTGTGTGGTGGGCGTGGTGGTCTATGCGGTGGTCGTCGCCTATGCGTGGCTGGCCGCCGGAGGCCGCAGGCTTTTTTCGTCCGGCCGGGCATGGCGCAATGCCAACCGCACCGCCGGTGCCGTGATGATCGGCGCGGGCGCGGCCGTGGCTGCGGAGTAG